Proteins from a single region of Coregonus clupeaformis isolate EN_2021a chromosome 19, ASM2061545v1, whole genome shotgun sequence:
- the LOC121531653 gene encoding sodium- and chloride-dependent glycine transporter 2-like, with amino-acid sequence MDCSEEMNNRQVSDPSTQDSLPQSDNGAVVVTINKQENVPDLPSSNWQPPSKTKEQTFSQPVDMPNTRNGTFKTDAPATHNNDVDFAPKEDTVGAECASEDHFTIPSHGTASCPNQSATRSPVEQNGTGTEISPTTVILGTDGNNSVLPGTVTGDGDDDDEGGDENKARGNWSNKMDFILSMVGYAVGLGNVWRFPYLAFQNGGGAFLIPYLIMLGLAGIPIFLLEVSLGQFASQGPVSVWKAIPALQGCGIAMLIISVLIAIYYNIIMCWTLYYLFASLKGSLPWANCKNEWNTQDCKDKDMLLLDSCILRDGNTNSIRNTTFCLSADVIGNLSKLTNITSEINKTYVSPSEEYFKYNVLNISKGIEYPGDIRWPLALCLLLAWVIVYASLAKGIKSSGKVVYFTATFPYVVLVILLVRGVTLPGAGDGILYFITPKWEKLYDAKVWKDAATQIFFSLSAAWGGLITLSSYNKFHNNCYRDTIIVTCTNSATSIFAGFVIFSVIGFMAHELKVPIEQVADEGPGIAFVVYPEALTRLPLSPFWAIIFFLMLLTLGLDTMFATIETIVTSVSDEFPRYLRKYKALFTLGCCTSFYILGYPMITENGMYMLQLVDTYAASYSLIIIAIFELVGVSYIYGLKRFCEDIEMMIGFQPNMFWRVCWAFVTPTILTFILGLSLYHWKVMTYETYTYPTWSMVMGWLMVVCSVIWIPIMFGIKMHLAPGTFIQRLKLVCSPQPDWGPFLMKHRGERYKNMIDPLGTNSLGLKLPPKHLQLGQTQC; translated from the exons ATG GATTGTTCTGAAGAGATGAACAACCGGCAGGTATCTGATCCTTCCACTCAGGATTCGTTACCACAATCAGATAATGGAGCGGTCGTAGTTACAATAAACAAACAAGAGAATGTCCCAGATCTACCCTCTTCAAACTGGCAGCCTCCCTCAAAAACCAAGGAACAAACTTTTTCTCAACCGGTGGATATGCCTAACACAAGGAATGGGACGTTTAAAACCGACGCACCTGCAACGCATAATAACGACGTTGATTTTGCACCCAAGGAGGATACTGTTGGAGCGGAATGTGCCTCTGAGGATCATTTTACGATACCCTCTCATGGCACAGCTTCCTGTCCCAATCAAAGTGCTACAAGGAGCCCAGTAGAGCAAAATGGCACGGGGACGGAGATTAGTCCCACCACTGTGATACTGGGGACAGATGGAAACAATTCGGTTCTACCTGGCACAGTGACCGGGGACGGG gatgatgatgatgaaggagGAGATGAGAATAAAGCGAGGGGAAACTGGTCCAATAAAATGGACTTCATTCTCTCAATGGTTGGATATGCTGTTGGTCTGGGAAATGTTTGGAGATTCCCATACCTAGCCTTCCAAAATGGAGGAG GTGCTTTCTTGATTCCTTATTTAATCATGTTGGGCCTTGCTGGAATCCCCATATTCTTATTGGAGGTGTCCTTGGGTCAGTTTGCAAGCCAAGGGCCCGTGTCAGTATGGAAAGCAATCCCTGCTCTTCAAG GTTGCGGGATTGCCATGTTGATAATATCAGTCTTGATTGCCATATACTATAACATTATAATGTGCTGGACACTGTACTACCTGTTCGCTTCGTTGAAGGGCTCACTCCCCTGGGCGAACTGTAAGAATGAATGGAACACTCAAGATTGTAAGGACAAAGACATGCTTCTTCTTG ATTCATGCATTCTGCGGGATGGGAATACCAACTCTATAAGGAATACTACATTCTGTTTGTCTGCCGATGTCATTGGGAATCTGAGCAAACTCACTAACATCACATCTGAGATCAACAAAACCTATGTCAGCCCAAGTGAAGAGTATTTTAA GTATAATGTCCTGAACATCTCCAAAGGGATAGAATACCCAGGGGACATCCGCTGGCCTCTGGCCCTCTGTCTCCTCTTAGCCTGGGTTATTGTCTACGCCTCACTGGCTAAAGGAATCAAATCATCTGGGAAG gTGGTGTATTTCACGGCTACCTTCCCCTACGTGGTGCTGGTGATTCTGCTGGTCAGAGGAGTGACTCTGCCTGGGGCTGGGGATGGCATCCTCTACTTCATCACTCCCAAGTGGGAGAAACTCTATGATGCCAAGGTGTGGAAGGATGCTGCAACCCAGATCTTCTTCTCCCTGTCAGCAGCCTGGGGTGGACTTATCACGCTGTCCTCCTACAACAAGTTCCATAACAACTGCTACAG GGACACCATCATTGTGACCTGCACCAACAGTGCCACCAGCATCTTCGCAGGGTTTGTCATCTTCTCTGTCATCGGGTTTATGGCTCATGAGCTGAAAGTGCCCATCGAACAGGTGGCTGATGAGG GTCCTGGCATAGCCTTCGTAGTGTATCCAGAGGCCCTCACCAGACTTCCGCTCTCTCCCTTCTGGGCCATCATCTTCTTCCTCATGCTACTCACACTGGGACTGGATACCATG TTTGCCACTATTGAGACCATAGTGACGTCTGTGTCAGATGAGTTCCCCAGATATCTGAGGAAGTACAAGGCCCTCTTCACCCTGGGGTGCTGCACCTCTTTCTACATCCTGGGGTACCCCATGATCACAGAG AATGGAATGTATATGCTTCAGCTGGTGGACACATACGCAGCCTCGTATTCTCTGATCATCATCGCCATCTTTGAACTGGTGGGAGTTTCATACATTTATG GTCTGAAGAGGTTCTGTGAAGACATTGAAATGATGATCGGGTTCCAGCCAAACATGTTCTGGAGGGTCTGCTGGGCCTTTGTGACCCCCACCATTCTCACA TTTATCCTGGGTCTGAGTCTGTACCACTGGAAGGTGATGACCTATGAGACCTACACCTACCCCACCTGGTCCATGGTGATGGGCTGGCTCATGGTGGTGTGTTCTGTTATCTGGATCCCCATCATGTTTGGCATCAAGATGCACCTGGCCCCCGGCACCTTCATCCAG CGTCTGAAGCTAGTGTGCTCCCCTCAGCCGGACTGGGGTCCCTTCCTGATGAAGCACAGAGGAGAACGCTACAAGAACATGATCGACCCGCTAGGAACCAACTCCCTGGGGCTCAAACTCCCTCCTAAACACCTCCAACTGGGCCAGACCCAGTGCTAA
- the LOC121531654 gene encoding aurora kinase B: protein MMQNKENCDPKGLQRPMATSMASVGPQRVQMPSAPEATDKNAITGPGREPATSSSSAAQAKKFTINDFDIGRPLGKGKFGNVYLARDKKLKFIVALKVLFKSQMEKEGVEHQLRREIEIQSHLRHPNILRFHNYFHDRTRVFLILEYAPRGEMYKELQKCGRFDDQRTATYMEELADALQYCHEKKVIHRDIKPENLLLGLRGELKIADFGWSVHAPSLRRRTMCGTLDYLPPEMIEGKIHDEKVDLWSIGVLCYECLVGNPPFETASHSDTYKRITKVDLQFPKVVSDGARDLVSKLLRHSPSMRLPLQGVINHPWVKSNSRRVLPPAFAPKKP from the exons ATGATGCAG AATAAGGAGAATTGTGATCCTAAAGGCCTACAAAGACCG ATGGCAACTTCAATGGCTTCTGTGGGTCCTCAGAGAGTTCAAATGCCCTCTGCCCCAGAGGCTACAGACAAAAACGCAATTACAG GTCCTGGGAGAGAGCCTGCGACATCTTCATCCAGTGCAGCTCAAGCAAA GAAATTCACCATCAACGACTTTGACATCGGGCGGCCCCTGGGCAAGGGCAAGTTTGGGAATGTGTACCTTGCGCGGGATAAGAAGCTGAAGTTCATTGTGGCGCTGAAAGTGCTCTTCAAGTCTCAGATGGAGAAGGAAGGTGTGGAGCACCAGCTCCGAAGAGAGATTGAGATTCAGTCCCATCTTAG ACACCCCAACATCCTCCGCTTTCACAACTACTTCCATGACCGCACCAGGGTCTTCCTGATCCTGGAGTACGCCCCCCGGGGTGAGATGTACAAAGAGCTGCAGAAATGTGGTCGCTTCGATGACCAGCGCACTGCTACG TACATGGAGGAGTTGGCTGATGCGCTGCAGTATTGCCATGAGAAGAAGGTGATCCACCGGGACATCAAGCCTGAGAACCTGTTGCTGGGGCTCCGTGGGGAGCTGAAGATAGCAGACTTCGGCTGGTCTGTCCatgcaccatccctaag GCGCCGTACAATGTGTGGAACACTGGACTACCTGCCCCCAGAGATGATTGAGGGGAAGATCCACGATGAGAAGGTGGACCTGTGGTCCATCGGGGTGCTCTGCTATGAGTGCCTTGTTGGAAACCCCCCGTTTGAAACTGCCAGCCACTCCGACACGTACAAGCGCATCACAAAG GTTGACCTGCAGTTCCCCAAGGTGGTGTCTGATGGTGCTCGGGACCTGGTCTCTAAGCTGCTCCGCCACAGTCCCTCTATGCGGCTCCCGCTGCAGGGCGTCATCAACCACCCCTGGGTGAAAAGCAACTCCCGACGGGTCCTACCTCCCGCCTTCGCTCCCAAGAAACCCTAA